The genomic region CAATCAGCCATATCCCCTCACCGGTTGAGCCGTCGCCGTCAGACGCCAGTTCGAATTCAGACACCAACACCACCACTGGGGCCATCGGTGGTGCTTCTTCTCCCCCTGCGGACGGGCCCCTGTCCCCGTCCCTGGCAGAAGCAGCTGATTCTCGAGGACGCGAGCCAGAGGCAGCACACGAAGAGCCAACGGGCGCGTGTGGGGCGCCTGCGGTGGCCTCTAGCGAGCTCGGAGTCGAGTCCAGAGGGGATTCCGACGGTCAAAACGGCCTTATCCAAGGGGAATTGGAGTTGCGTGCCGGCGGCTTTTTGCGTGGCGAAGGGGCAGAGACGGAGCCTGAGGCTCTAGAGGCCTCCACGACGCAGGTTGAGGAAGGAGTGGACGGGATGGAGACGAGCTTGGATGACTCCGAGGCGTCGGACGGCTCGACCACGCAGGAGGACTCTGACACCGACGTGGAGACGGAGTCCAGCAGCTCCAGCGTAGAGGAACAGGACACGGGATATGGCGTCCACGTCCCACTCATGGTACGACTTCCGTGCAAACCTCTGAGCTGTGTGCTACTCATCCACGTTTATACGCTTACCGTCGGTACACCGATGATCCGATGATGTGTACTACTCTGTTAATCTGCCTTTTGATTTCTTCAAGTTAGCTCTTTTGGATTTTTTGACAACAGTCCATCTTACTCTGTGGAACATTAGACGGTAGGCGTAGCAATGCTTCCTTTTTGTGGTAGAAGAATCTGCTTTATGTGGTGCTCTGCTCTTCTGTTGATATTTGATTTGGTTTGGGCTATTTTGATATGCTCATTTATATATCCTAGTAATTGAGTAAGGAGTGGACCATGCTTGTGCGAATGGACAACCTGTTCAGCTAACTGAAGAAATTAGGCAGTGGGCGGCTAGGCGCAGGGTGGCAATGCTTCCTTTTTCTGTATACTGCATTATGTGTTGATATTTAGTTTCAGTTTCTGGCTACTTACTATTTGGCTATGCTCATTTATATCCTAGTAATGGAGCAAGGGACCACGCTTGTACAGTTGTACTAAAAGGGCCTTCTGTTGAGCTAACTGAGGAAATTAGGTCCTACTGCATGAAAAGGATgcacccctgtttgcataaatTATCAGCACATGGATTGTTCAAGGCAAATTAGCATTGACTTTGTCCAATACTGCAGCCTTGTCTGTAAACCTTAGCTTGTGCTGTTATATGAAGATTAGGCGATGATGTGTACCTGTGTTTTCCCCCCTTTGTAGGAACAAGTGACCTGTGCGGTGGCCAGGGAGAACAACGCTTCGGAGACGAAGAGTTCTGATAGGTACTATTATTTTGCTTTATATCTTGTATACGCACCATAAGCTGAGTATAGCTTGATCTGTTTGTCACACATGCATAGGGTTATTCAAGATGTCCCTTGTTTTTTTTTTCCTTTAGCCTTTCTAACCCTTGAAGCCTGAGAAGATGGTTTATTCGTGTTTTGACATGCTTAATTCATATACAGGATGGATTCAGTAGCTGTATCAACACTTGTGCTGGCTTCAGGTGCAGCCATGTTACCTCACCCTTCAAAGGTAATGGACCTAATAGTTGTTCTTTTCAGTCTGTTGTAGGTAATGTATATTTGGACTAAACTTATTCTACCCAGTAGATCAGTGGAAATACTGTCATGTTCGTTCTGCTCTCAATGTTCTGGAAGTTGCTGTTTAAGGCATtgtcaaatactccctctgttcctaaatataggtctttctagagatttcaacaagtgactacatacggagcaaaatgagtgaatctacactctaaaatatgtctatatacatccgtatatggtagtccatttgaaatctctaaaaagacttatatttaggaacggaggaagtagttaaATGTAAAGAACGGAAGCACTTGTTACATAGATCCTTCTATGCTCATAATTTGAGATTAAATTGAGCTCAGCATTACTCAATTAACTCATGTTTGGTGTAAGCAACTCTTTGTTAAGATTTCAGCATCTAGACTCATATATTTGCTTTTCTTGACTTCATATTTGTGTGCTTCCAAATGTTAAAACGTATATGCCATCTATAGTTCCTAGAAGGCCTACAACAAACAACTCTAGGTTGCTGTCAGACATATATACAGTTGTAACTGCATCTACTGGTTCCTTCATGCAGATACTATACACGGAGGAATATTTACTCTCCATGTGCTTTTATTCTGTTATATTATGTGCTAAAATAAAATGCATGCAATCAATTCATGTTGCTCTTAATTTCTCTAATGTTGATATCTGTTAAAAATACAGGTGCACACAGGTGGTGAAGATGCTTATTTCATAGCTTGCGGCGGCTGGTTTGGTGTAGCAGATGGAGTTGGTCAGTGGTCATTTGAAGGTAAACCATACCTCATCAGCTAAATTTCGGTTGCTTTATCTTGCGAGTGCGTTTAATTCCTGGGTGTACAAAAAGAAACTCCTGGGTGTACAAATTTCCCTTTCAGAAAGTGTGTTCACTCTTTGAAAGTGTTTGTTAGCTAGCAGTTAACATCAGTATGTTTTAGATGTCAGTAGCTAATTTATTTGCCATGATTACCTTCAATTATACCGTACAAAATATGGGTTTATGTTCTCATCATACTCTTGTTATGCTTTTGCACTCAGGAATCAATGCGGGGTTGTATGCGAGAGAGTTAATGGATAGTTCCAAAAAAATTGTTACGGAGAATCAAGGGGCACCAGGGATGAGAACCGAGGAAGTTCTTGCTATGGCGACAGTTGAAGCACGGTCCCCTGGCTCTTCAACTATCTTGGTTGCTCACTTTGATGGGCAGGTATGATCTTTTGTCAATTTTTTTGTGTGAATTCTTTCATCAAGAGGCATGCATACCACTTGCTGTAACATTTCTTGGTGGTTAATTGTACATGTTTTTTTTTTCTCATCAACTGACTGATATGGCAGGTCCTTCATGTATCTAATATTGGCGATTCCGGGTTACTGGTGATAAGAAATGGACAAGTATATACACAAACAAAGCCGATGACATACGGTTTCAATTTCCCGTTGCAAATTGAAAATGGCGTCGATCCTTCAAGACTTGTACAGGTGACACAGCGCTTGTTGTCGCCACTATCCTGTTATTAGTTTCTTCTTTTGAGCTTTCTCAGATTTTAACATATGAATTTCTCTCTTTATTCTCAGAATTACGCTATCGATCTACAAGAAGGTGATACCATCATAACAGCGTCAGATGGTCTGTTCGACAACGTCTACGACCATGAGGTGGCAGACATTGTCTCAAAATCTCTAGAAGCCGACCGCAAGCCTACGGTCCGAACCTAATCACTTTTCTTGTTTGAAAAAAGAAAAACCTAATAAACCAACCTACAGAAAATATGAAACCAAGAATCATCCTGACATGTTCATTTTGCATAACTTGTGCAGGAGATTGCCGACCTCCTGGCTGCTAGAGCAAAGGAAGTGGGCAGGTCCGGGTCCGGGAGGAGCCCGTTCTCGGATGCGGCGCTCGCAGAAGGGTACCTGGGTTACTCCGGGGGCAAGTTGGATGATGTAACAGTTGTCGTGTCCATTGTTCGGAAATCTGAACTATAGACTGTTGATAAGTTGTATTTCTATATCTAATGGCCATGGCCGCAGCAAGTTGCGAGCCGTATTCGGGTGGAGTTCAAATGCTTGCATCTTGAGCTGAAGAATGACCCAATTGCTTAGCTTCCATGCATTAATCATATCCAGGATGTgcgaaactcggaggtgccatctCCCCATCTACATGACATGATAGCTTAAGCAAAGAATAGAGAGAGCTAAGCTAGAATATAAACAAAAAAGATATCTTCTCTCTCTTCTGAATGAGAGCACAATGAATACAAAGATTAGAGCACGCTGTGACACTTATCAAAATCTCACCCTCGTTTCTGGCCTCTGAAAATGAGCGTATCCGATCACccgtttctgtttttctttccttttttttaaacagaggcaaaaaccCGTATCTGTTCTGAATGAGCTGCTCGCCGTGACACTTCTCACAATCTCACCCCGTTTCTGGCCGCTTGGTCTGATGCCAGCAGTTGGCAAAACCAAAAGCAGGCTACTTTTCTAGAGACTGGCAAGAAAATTCGGTAGCCAAATTTTTAGAGTGCCAACACGTTGGCATGCCAAAAATTGGCATCGAACCAAGCAGTCTCATTGTGTATGGAAACGAGTCATATATATGAATGTGACATCTGTATAAATGGAATGGAAACTCTCAGATAAGATACATCTCGGTACATGCAGCAAAGCCAGCAACAAGGCTGGGTCTGCTTTCTCAGCTGTGTCGGGCGGGTATAGCGAAAATGGTCACATGAACGACGAAACAGGTTTGCTGAATTACAGGCGCGCCCAGCTGCTCACACGAGCAGGGTCATCACAACGACAGTCGCTGCGGCTAGGAGGACGTCTGCTGAAGACGGGAAGGTGGCCACGGCGGAGGCCGACGGCGATGGAGCTCGAGCGGTGGTGGAGTCGCCGCTTCCGGTTCCGGCTGCGGCTGGTGATTCAGCCGAAGGCGTGGATGGTGACGGCGAGCCCCCGAAGAACGGAGCACCGGAAGACGGGGCAGGTGCAGGTGCTGGAATGACGGCAACAACGTCAGTAGAGTATTAAAAGAGTTGCGATTTTTTTTACTCCAAAAAAAGAAAGGATTACATATGTTGGTACTTTGCTGAGATATGGTCGAATGATATATGCGGAATCAGAAGGGAAGAGAAAGAGTGGTTAGTGAACACACCTGGAGACCCACCGGTCACGCCCGGAATGGAAACTGCATTAGCGAAGAGGGAGATCGTCAGAATATAGTTCCGTCAGTTTTTTCTCAGTTCATAATTCCGTCAGGTTCAGTATTTAGCGATGGTTTTGCTAGGTCTCACTCGACTAAGATTTTCAGATTTTTCTTAAGTCTCAACTGATTCTGAAAAATGAAACTTCAGCTCAACAAAATATGAAATTTGCACTTTTCTAGAAAAAGTAGTAGTACTATAACCGACTGAAAAAGTGCAAGCTTACACTTTTCATCACTAAATTAAAACTGCAATTCACACACGCACAGACCCAACAACAACTACGGCAGCAATTGTTTCACAGAAATTGTAAGAGAAAAATGGGAGTGACTATCGCTCAACCCGATATATGAACTTTCCGTCTTCAGTCAGCTATTGATAGGCGTCGTTTTTTTGCATTTGCGAGTGATGGAAAAACacgaagaagaaaaaagaacacTTACTGTGGCACTTGCTGAAGGGAGGCGTCTTGACCTTGCAGGCGCCGGGCAGCTGCAGGGCCTTGGTCATGTTGAGGGTGACGCCATAGTCCTGGCCGCCCTGGAAGGCCTGGCAGAGGCAGGCCACCTCCTTCTTCACCACGTCCTTGAGCCCGGAGCAGCAGGTCGCCTCCGGCATCGCCACCGTGCTCCCCTCCTGCACGTAGCTCAGGCACCCCGCCAGGCTGATCAGGGCGTCGCTGCAGTCcacggccggcgccggcgcggccACGGTCGCACCGTCGACGTGAGCCACCACCGCGGCCAGCGCGAGTAGAAGCAGCAGCGACGTCCTAGCTGCCATTCTCGCCGGCTGCCGCTGTAACTTGTGTGCACGCTGCACCAGAGCTATCTACAACAGTGGTTTCAGAGCGTGTGATATGGTCCGTGGAATGCGGTGTGAGATTGCTAGGGGGTGGGGTGCGTGGAGGGCGTTTTTATGTTTGCGACGGGCTGCCAGCGCCGCATGCACCACTGCATCAGTGGGAAGTTTGGTTAGTGTTGCACTGTGCTGGCAGTGGCACTGGCAAGAGACAGAAATGGAACTCATTGCTCCTCCTCATCCTAGGTCAAAGAAAATGGCGGCATATAGAGCAGCGATTCTCCCACCGAGACACTGACATCTGCGCACGCTGCGAAGTGCTTGGGAAATCATGGGGTCTGTAGGCCTGGGATCGGTGTGTTGATGCGCCCTTCTGGTCCCAGCCACTAGTGAAAAGGGCGGCTTGGCATGGCATTCCTTTTCCGAAGCGGCGGTGTGCCGACATGATGAAGTTCGAATGGTGGCAGTGGCCTGTGGCTGTGGGGGTGAGCCAAAAGaaggtcgccgccgtcgccgtggtcggcCGGTGACCATGATCAAAGGGCCGGGAGCCTTTAGGATAGCTTTTTTCTAGGGAAAGCCTTATAGGTAGCTGGGTGGGCGGTTGCACGGGAGAAAATAAAAGAAACCGAGCGCACGATGGCACGGGGGAGTGGAATCGAGGCTTTCCGGGAGCTGGGACCGAGCAATGTTATTACCAACGCCGGTATGAACACCAAACCTCCTTTTTCTAGGTCTGAATGCAATGCCACGATGTACTCTATGGCCTAATGGCTGCTTATGTCGCCGCGTCGAATTGCTCACGTCATGTCCAAGCAACAGCGCTAGCCGCTAACATGTTCGATCGACTGCAAGCTGTGGTATGCGATTGGGTGTGGCTAGGTCTTAGTCGGCTGAGATTTAGCaaagtctcagtcaagtgacataacattcaagagaaaaaaagaaaaaaaactgaaaagaaaattTGCACGAATCTCACGGATATAACATCAACTGAGACTTAGCAAGACTGTATGCGACTACAAAACACTGAAGACGAGGAAGCACAACAAATAACGAATGATTGTGAACGGGGCGTTCACTTTTCTTCTATAGATAGATAGAGTCGAGTCTAACGTACAATCGGAGTAAAAATTTCTAGTGGTTCGATCCTAACAAAAAGTACCTACCAGTACTTCAATTGGTATCTCGTGATAAGGCTAACTACAAACTGAATCCACTTGGCTATAATAGAAGGCTAACTACAAAGCCAATCCGCTAAGCCAACTTGAAACCAGAAGGGCCTAAAATAGCGCTGCAACGGCAAGCACCGCGCCAACGACCATGGCTCCCATGGGAGCGAAGGTATTAGCGGCAGAAGCAGCCGGCGGGGCGGTCGGAGAGGTCGCCGGCGTTGACGCAGGAGACGGAGAGCTGATGG from Triticum aestivum cultivar Chinese Spring chromosome 4A, IWGSC CS RefSeq v2.1, whole genome shotgun sequence harbors:
- the LOC123084926 gene encoding probable protein phosphatase 2C BIPP2C1 codes for the protein MAEVPGAAGALGSRPREVVDAPERAPAPSRELCSAVDAVKEVPGGSEVRGAVDADKAAGLCSGAELESAEPGVLDARSEAPAARIHEQKLGCGSTGSDEAAAISHIPSPVEPSPSDASSNSDTNTTTGAIGGASSPPADGPLSPSLAEAADSRGREPEAAHEEPTGACGAPAVASSELGVESRGDSDGQNGLIQGELELRAGGFLRGEGAETEPEALEASTTQVEEGVDGMETSLDDSEASDGSTTQEDSDTDVETESSSSSVEEQDTGYGVHVPLMEQVTCAVARENNASETKSSDRMDSVAVSTLVLASGAAMLPHPSKVHTGGEDAYFIACGGWFGVADGVGQWSFEGINAGLYARELMDSSKKIVTENQGAPGMRTEEVLAMATVEARSPGSSTILVAHFDGQVLHVSNIGDSGLLVIRNGQVYTQTKPMTYGFNFPLQIENGVDPSRLVQNYAIDLQEGDTIITASDGLFDNVYDHEVADIVSKSLEADRKPTEIADLLAARAKEVGRSGSGRSPFSDAALAEGYLGYSGGKLDDVTVVVSIVRKSEL
- the LOC123084927 gene encoding non-specific lipid transfer protein GPI-anchored 31 (The sequence of the model RefSeq protein was modified relative to this genomic sequence to represent the inferred CDS: added 120 bases not found in genome assembly) translates to MAARTSITATKRPWLLLLAALATVVAHVDGATVAAPAPAVDCSDALISLAGCLSYVQEGSTVAMPEATCCSGLKDVVKKEVACLCQAFQGGQDYGVTLNMTKALQLPGACKVKTPPFSKCHISIPGVTGGSPAPAPAPSSGAPFFGGSPSPSTPSAESPAAAGTGSGDSTTARAPSPSASAVATFPSSADVLLAAATVVVMTLLV